Proteins from one Oncorhynchus tshawytscha isolate Ot180627B linkage group LG16, Otsh_v2.0, whole genome shotgun sequence genomic window:
- the LOC112234068 gene encoding E3 ubiquitin-protein ligase RNF31-like isoform X1 → MMSTQPVPFEEVRRRAESLLSYSGSAQALKTDVQFMANVPLSLSDKFHHITAQTMVTQNIAGQSREEVLESVGRLFKALSILEKYGCNLTSPSRPRYWRSVKHNNPVFRATVDAIKGGRSVLFLYGYTNQQPDGLSFPDDVTDPDVGKVAAVTIEVMTLRMELDMLIKGTHAHPEIYSNIIPSLSLPKTNQEKPELMSDAVVIPPGEEHGDRGKDLQPLSPPPKPAASPGLRHAPTTPTDGGCNLCGATPSLLCPPCGSLPFCQSCDLIYHRHPSRANHRRDRIQETCTICGMSQVYAPCSTCSQRLCLECDRLYHSHPDRGGHNRTLVTPAKLTRAFSVSLSSWECAQCTTVNEVKAALCVTCERPRLAIASLIDLEDPGQPPPNPEWQCKSCTVVNQGSSILCEVCERPRLATRPSITPVLNSTPVLPTPEPTADKETKWMCQFCTYVNSPPAVVCEVCNLPCKDPPVTSPKSLLQQSPVKDFVPPPVMPQVPPEISSRVNIDIKRQNLMRDEGLKLVHQIRKGEKKGVGPEEVYAALCVSRGSNVNPCDWLKSELPHLLDEICAMAASAALQNFKARVSGPQDNTDKGSTEQQSPSVLLGEGVQLSRVEAKQAWLAAGGDTERAVRQLLRDRQAKMRELRSLGFREASQCEEALRLSGGEVRGALSLLQRPLLEPFHQRIWSDQPEAPIDAKNPDKQRMCRRLLALYELPSWGRCELALSLLQEPDAQYSLEDVIQAVRESQDREFLRRLLNNECPCCLSIFPHSKMQSLTSCQCSVCHECFTQHFTIAVRDKHIRDMVCPVCAGPDINDPEHLDSYFFTLDIQLRDCLDREVYELFHKKLMEHALMKDPMFLWCCHCTFGFIYDGNQFKVTCPTCMKSFCNQCKKPWEAQHQDVSCEQFQLWKRENDPDYQRQGLAGFLRDNGITCPHCRFQYALTKGGCMHFSCSQCRYQFCSGCNNPFHTTACKTVQCKITGLHAHHPRDCLFYLRDWEPARLQALLQRNAVEFNTDPPNGTQTDACGVMEQKDEGGQQIDSPCGVQTQPGQAGLCNKHYREYLVSLINGHTLDPAILYDQQEVTVACKRYQVEEQQGEGEDDRVYKARLLKKLMEVPLGEKVPRMR, encoded by the exons ATGATGAGTACCCAGCCTGTCCCTTTCGAGGAGGTGCGGAGGAGAGCTGAGTCCCTCCTGTCCTATTCAGGCTCTGCCCAGGCATTGAAGACTGATGTCCAGTTCATGGCCAATGttcccctgtccctgtctgacAAGTTTCACCACATCACAGCACAGACCATGGTGACACAGAACatagcagggcagagcagggaggag gtcctagaGTCTGTTGGACGGTTGTTTAAAGCCTTGAGCATCCTGGAAAAGTATGGCTGTAACCTGACCAGCCCCAGCAGGCCCAGGTACTGGCGCAGCGTCAAGCACAACAACCCAGTCTTCAGGGCTACCGTGGATGCCATCAAG GGTGGCAGGTCAGTCCTGTTTCTCTACGGTTACACCAATCAACAGCCAGACGGCCTCAGCTTCCCCGACGATGTCACAGATCCAGACGTTGGGAAGGTTGCTGCAGTGACCATTGAGGTCATGACCCTGCGCATGGAACTGGACATGCTTATCAAG GGTACACATGCTCACCCAGAAATCTACAGCAATATAATCCCATCCCTTAGTCTCCCGAAGACAAATCAG GAGAAACCAGAGCTGATGTCTGATGCAGTGGTCATCCCACCAGGAGAGGAGCATGGGGACAGGGGGAAAGACCTTCAGCCGCTATCTCCTCCACCCAAACCGGCTGCTAGTCCTGGACTAAGACACGCCCCGACCACTCCCACCG atgggGGGTGTAATCTGTGCGgtgccactccctctctcctctgcccaccCTGTggctctcttcctttctgtcagTCATGTGACCTCATCTACCACCGCCACCCGTCCAGGGCCAATCACAGGAGAGATAGAATACAGG AGACCTGTACCATCTGTGGTATGTCCCAAGTCTACGCCCCTTGCTCCACCTGTTCTCAGAGGCTGTGTCTGGAATGTGACAGACTGTACCACTCTCACCCTGACCGCGGGGGTCACAACAGGACACTGGTTACCCCCGCCAAACTAACAAGAGCTTTTAG CGTCTCTCTTTCCTCATGGGAGTGTGCTCAGTGCACTACAGTCAACGAGGTGAAAGCCGCGCTGTGTGTGACCTGTGAACGACCCCGTCTGGCCATCGCTTCCCTTATAGATCTGGAGGACCCGGGACAGCCGCCACCCAACCCAG AGTGGCAGTGTAAGAGCTGTACGGTGGTGAACCAAGGCAGCAGTATactgtgtgaggtgtgtgagcGCCCCCGTCTGGCCACCCGTCCCTCTATCACGCCAGTACTCAACAGTACTCCAGTACTCCCCACGCCAGAACCCACGGCAGACAAGGAAACAAAG tggaTGTGTCAGTTCTGCACCTATGTGAACTCTCCTCCTGCAGTGGTTTGTGAGGTGTGCAACCTGCCTTGCAAAGATCCTCCAGTCACCAGTCCCAAGTCCCTCCTCCAGCAGTCTCCAGTCAAAGACTTTGTCCCGCCTCCTGTGATGCCCCAGGTCCCTCCGGAGATCTCTTCCAGGGTAAACATCGACATTAAGAGACAGAACCTGATGAGGGATGAAGGACTGAAGCTTGTCCATCAAATACGA aagggagagaagaagggagtgGGCCCTGAGGAGGTGTACGCAGCCCTCTGCGTTTCCAGGGGCAGCAACGTCAACCCCTGTGATTGGCTGAAATCAGAGCTGCCTCACCTACTGGATGAGATCTGTGCCATGGCAGCTTCGGCAGCTTTGCAGAACTTCAAAGCAAGGGTTTCTGGGCCGCAGGATAACACAGATAAGGGGTCGACAGAGCAACAGAGTCCCAGTGTGCTGCTGGGTGAGGGAGTGCAGCTGTCCAGGGTTGAGGCCAAGCAGGCATGGCTGGCAGCAGGGGGCGACACTGAGAGAGCAGTCCGTCAGCTGCTCCGAGACAGACAGGCCAAG ATGCGGGAGCTGCGTTCTCTGGGCTTCCGGGAGGCATCGCAGTGTGAGGAGGCTCTGCGTCTGAGTGgaggagaggtgcggggggctctGTCCCTGCTGCAGCGGCCCCTCCTGGAGCCCTTCCACCAGCGCATCTGGAGCGACCAGCCAGAGGCCCCCATTGATGCCAAGAACCCTGACAAGCAG AGGATGTGCAGGCGCCTGCTGGCGTTGTACGAGCTGCCCAGCTGGGGGCGCTGTGAGCTGGCTCTGTCTCTACTCCAGGAGCCTGATGCCCAGTACTCCCTGGAGGACGTCATCCAGGCCGTCAGAGAGTCCCAGGACAGGGAGTTCCTCCGCCGCCTCCTCAACAACGAGTGCCCCTGCTGCCTCAGCATCTTCCCCCACAGCAAG ATGCAGTCCCTGACCTCGTGTCAGTGCTCGGTGTGCCACGAGTGTTTCACACAGCACTTCACCATCGCTGTGAGAGACAAACACATCAGAGACAtggtgtgtcctgtgtgtgcaGGACCAGACATCAATGACCCTGAGCACCTGGACAGCTACTTCTTTACTCTGGACATTCAG CTGAGAGACTGTCTGGATCGTGAGGTGTACGAGCTCTTCCACAAGAAGCTGATGGAACATGCTCTGATGAAGGATCCCATGTTCCTGTGGTGTTGTCAC tGCACCTTTGGCTTTATCTATGATGGAAACCAATTCAAAGTCACCTGCCCCACGTGTATGAAGAGCTTTTGTAACCAATGCAAAAAGCCT tgggAAGCTCAGCACCAGGATGTATCCTGTGAGCAGTTCCAGctgtggaagagagagaatgacccTGACTACCAGAGACAGGGACTGGCCGGGTTCCTGCGGGACAACGGcatca CCTGTCCTCACTGCAGGTTCCAGTATGCCTTGACCAAAGGTGGCTGCATGCACTTCAGCTGCTCCCAATGCAGATACCAGTTCTGCAGTGGCTGCAACAATCCCTTCCACACT acgGCTTGTAAAACTGTCCAGTGTAAGATCACAGGTCTCCATGCTCATCACCCACGAGACTGTCTCTTCTACCTCAGGGACTGGGAGCCTGCCAGACTACAGGCCCTGCtgcag AGGAATGCTGTTGAGTTCAACACAGACCCCCCTAATGGGACACAGACTG ACGCGTGTGGAGTGATGGAGCAGAAGGACGAGGGGGGTCAGCAGATTGACTCACCCTGTGGAGTCCAAACTCAGCCAGGACAAGCTGGACTCTGcaa taaacactacagagagtATCTGGTTAGTCTCATCAACGGACACACCCTGGACCCCGCTATTCTCTACGACCAACAAGAGGTGACAGTTGCCTGCAAGAGGTACCAGGTGGAGGAGCaacaaggggagggggaggacgaCAGGGTGTACAAGGCTCGACTGCTGAAG AAACTGATGGAAGTTCCACTTGGAGAAAAGGTTCCTCGGATGAGATga
- the irf9 gene encoding interferon regulatory factor 9: MASGRIRSTRRLRSWMVDQVSSGKYPGLIWDDDAKTMFRIPWKHAGKQDFRSEEDGAIFKAWAVFKGKLSDGGRVDPASWKTRLRCALNKSPEFKEVPERSQLDISEPYKVYCLVPMNEQVLGNVKIKGRARAGGRKRRSSDSDSEEEVKEEVVVKQMKEEIITAPITMSVQEIDESVLTIQQDQFDQPLVILKSDGTVDELQVNVTIETVPPPGARDSFHVLVKYIGQEVLKREVIGSDVRIAYLPSSPVPPSLMMGGFPRIPLPESPSTLTSSPGIGPQLQALSTLLPFMEKGVILTSTGAGIYAKRYCQGRVFWTGPHSTTTGPHKMNRAVEPVLLFDREAFKMELDHFRSYGGDPPQCGITLCFGEEFSATEDPSSKLIITQITLPWAQQQVKEAEDFRESMAYLRDIASQSGDVTINLVPVPYP; the protein is encoded by the exons ATGGCATCTGGGAGAATTCGCTCAACCCGCAGACTACGCtcctggatggtagaccag GTCAGCAGTGGGAAGTACCCTGGCCTGATATGGGACGATGACGCCAAGACCATGTTTCGTATTCCCTGGAAACACGCCGGGAAACAGGACTTCCGCAGTGAAGAGGATGGTGCCATCTTCAAG GCATGGGCGGTGTTTAAAGGGAAGTTGTCCGATGGGGGTCGTGTGGACCCTGCCTCCTGGAAGACCCGGCTGCGCTGTGCTCTCAATAAGAGCCCGGAGTTCAAAGAGGTCCCCGAGAGGTCCCAGCTAGACATCTCCGAACCATACAAAGTTTACTGCCTTGTACCGATGAATGAACAAg TGTTGGGGAATGTTAAAATAAAGGGCCGAGCCagagcaggagggaggaagagaaggagcagCGATTCAGATAgcgaggaggaggtgaaggaggaggttgtGGTCAAACAGATGAAAGAGGAGATCATCACTGCCCCAATCACCATG TCTGTTCAGGAGATTGATGAAAGTGTTCTTACCATCCAACAAGACCAGTTCGATCAGCCCTTGGTCATCCTGAAGAGCGATGGGA CGGTCGATGAGCTCCAGGTGAACGTCACGATTGAGACCGTCCCTCCTCCTGGAG cACGGGACTCGTTCCATGTCTTAGTGAAATACATAGGACAGGAGGTGCTTAAACGTGAGGTCATAGGCAGCGATGTCCGAATCGCCTACCTGCCCTCATCACCTGTTCCACCCTCCCTGATGATGGGTGGGTTCCCACGCATCCCCCTCCCAGAGTCCCCCTCCACCCTGACCTCCAGCCCTGGCATCGGGCCTCAGCTCCAGGCCCTCTCCACACTGTTGCCCTTCATGGAGAAAGGGGTGATCCTGACCTCCACGGGGGCAGGGATCTATGCTAAGCGCTACTGCCAGGGCCGGGTGTTCTGGACAGGGCCACATTCAACCACGACGGGACCCCACAAGATGAACCGTGCTGTGGAGCCCGTGCTGCTCTTTGACAGAGAGGCTTTCAAAATGG AGCTGGACCACTTCCGCAGTTACGGGGGAGACCCTCCTCAGTGTGGCATCACCTTGTGTTTTGGAGAGGAGTTCAGTGCCACAGAGGACCCATCCAGCAAACTCATCATCACACAG ATAACCCTACCCTGGGCTCAGCAGCAGGTCAAAGAAGCTGAAGACTTCCGGGAGTCAATGGCCTACCTCCGCGACATAGCCAGCCAATCAGGAGATGTCACCATCAACCTGGTACCAGTGCCTTACCCCTGA
- the LOC112234068 gene encoding E3 ubiquitin-protein ligase RNF31-like isoform X2 has translation MMSTQPVPFEEVRRRAESLLSYSGSAQALKTDVQFMANVPLSLSDKFHHITAQTMVTQNIAGQSREEVLESVGRLFKALSILEKYGCNLTSPSRPRYWRSVKHNNPVFRATVDAIKGGRSVLFLYGYTNQQPDGLSFPDDVTDPDVGKVAAVTIEVMTLRMELDMLIKGTHAHPEIYSNIIPSLSLPKTNQEKPELMSDAVVIPPGEEHGDRGKDLQPLSPPPKPAASPGLRHAPTTPTDGGCNLCGATPSLLCPPCGSLPFCQSCDLIYHRHPSRANHRRDRIQETCTICGMSQVYAPCSTCSQRLCLECDRLYHSHPDRGGHNRTLVTPAKLTRAFSVSLSSWECAQCTTVNEVKAALCVTCERPRLAIASLIDLEDPGQPPPNPEWQCKSCTVVNQGSSILCEVCERPRLATRPSITPVLNSTPVLPTPEPTADKETKWMCQFCTYVNSPPAVVCEVCNLPCKDPPVTSPKSLLQQSPVKDFVPPPVMPQVPPEISSRVNIDIKRQNLMRDEGLKLVHQIRKGEKKGVGPEEVYAALCVSRGSNVNPCDWLKSELPHLLDEICAMAASAALQNFKARVSGPQDNTDKGSTEQQSPSVLLGEGVQLSRVEAKQAWLAAGGDTERAVRQLLRDRQAKMRELRSLGFREASQCEEALRLSGGEVRGALSLLQRPLLEPFHQRIWSDQPEAPIDAKNPDKQRMCRRLLALYELPSWGRCELALSLLQEPDAQYSLEDVIQAVRESQDREFLRRLLNNECPCCLSIFPHSKMQSLTSCQCSVCHECFTQHFTIAVRDKHIRDMVCPVCAGPDINDPEHLDSYFFTLDIQLRDCLDREVYELFHKKLMEHALMKDPMFLWCCHCTFGFIYDGNQFKVTCPTCMKSFCNQCKKPWEAQHQDVSCEQFQLWKRENDPDYQRQGLAGFLRDNGITCPHCRFQYALTKGGCMHFSCSQCRYQFCSGCNNPFHTGLGACQTTGPAAEECC, from the exons ATGATGAGTACCCAGCCTGTCCCTTTCGAGGAGGTGCGGAGGAGAGCTGAGTCCCTCCTGTCCTATTCAGGCTCTGCCCAGGCATTGAAGACTGATGTCCAGTTCATGGCCAATGttcccctgtccctgtctgacAAGTTTCACCACATCACAGCACAGACCATGGTGACACAGAACatagcagggcagagcagggaggag gtcctagaGTCTGTTGGACGGTTGTTTAAAGCCTTGAGCATCCTGGAAAAGTATGGCTGTAACCTGACCAGCCCCAGCAGGCCCAGGTACTGGCGCAGCGTCAAGCACAACAACCCAGTCTTCAGGGCTACCGTGGATGCCATCAAG GGTGGCAGGTCAGTCCTGTTTCTCTACGGTTACACCAATCAACAGCCAGACGGCCTCAGCTTCCCCGACGATGTCACAGATCCAGACGTTGGGAAGGTTGCTGCAGTGACCATTGAGGTCATGACCCTGCGCATGGAACTGGACATGCTTATCAAG GGTACACATGCTCACCCAGAAATCTACAGCAATATAATCCCATCCCTTAGTCTCCCGAAGACAAATCAG GAGAAACCAGAGCTGATGTCTGATGCAGTGGTCATCCCACCAGGAGAGGAGCATGGGGACAGGGGGAAAGACCTTCAGCCGCTATCTCCTCCACCCAAACCGGCTGCTAGTCCTGGACTAAGACACGCCCCGACCACTCCCACCG atgggGGGTGTAATCTGTGCGgtgccactccctctctcctctgcccaccCTGTggctctcttcctttctgtcagTCATGTGACCTCATCTACCACCGCCACCCGTCCAGGGCCAATCACAGGAGAGATAGAATACAGG AGACCTGTACCATCTGTGGTATGTCCCAAGTCTACGCCCCTTGCTCCACCTGTTCTCAGAGGCTGTGTCTGGAATGTGACAGACTGTACCACTCTCACCCTGACCGCGGGGGTCACAACAGGACACTGGTTACCCCCGCCAAACTAACAAGAGCTTTTAG CGTCTCTCTTTCCTCATGGGAGTGTGCTCAGTGCACTACAGTCAACGAGGTGAAAGCCGCGCTGTGTGTGACCTGTGAACGACCCCGTCTGGCCATCGCTTCCCTTATAGATCTGGAGGACCCGGGACAGCCGCCACCCAACCCAG AGTGGCAGTGTAAGAGCTGTACGGTGGTGAACCAAGGCAGCAGTATactgtgtgaggtgtgtgagcGCCCCCGTCTGGCCACCCGTCCCTCTATCACGCCAGTACTCAACAGTACTCCAGTACTCCCCACGCCAGAACCCACGGCAGACAAGGAAACAAAG tggaTGTGTCAGTTCTGCACCTATGTGAACTCTCCTCCTGCAGTGGTTTGTGAGGTGTGCAACCTGCCTTGCAAAGATCCTCCAGTCACCAGTCCCAAGTCCCTCCTCCAGCAGTCTCCAGTCAAAGACTTTGTCCCGCCTCCTGTGATGCCCCAGGTCCCTCCGGAGATCTCTTCCAGGGTAAACATCGACATTAAGAGACAGAACCTGATGAGGGATGAAGGACTGAAGCTTGTCCATCAAATACGA aagggagagaagaagggagtgGGCCCTGAGGAGGTGTACGCAGCCCTCTGCGTTTCCAGGGGCAGCAACGTCAACCCCTGTGATTGGCTGAAATCAGAGCTGCCTCACCTACTGGATGAGATCTGTGCCATGGCAGCTTCGGCAGCTTTGCAGAACTTCAAAGCAAGGGTTTCTGGGCCGCAGGATAACACAGATAAGGGGTCGACAGAGCAACAGAGTCCCAGTGTGCTGCTGGGTGAGGGAGTGCAGCTGTCCAGGGTTGAGGCCAAGCAGGCATGGCTGGCAGCAGGGGGCGACACTGAGAGAGCAGTCCGTCAGCTGCTCCGAGACAGACAGGCCAAG ATGCGGGAGCTGCGTTCTCTGGGCTTCCGGGAGGCATCGCAGTGTGAGGAGGCTCTGCGTCTGAGTGgaggagaggtgcggggggctctGTCCCTGCTGCAGCGGCCCCTCCTGGAGCCCTTCCACCAGCGCATCTGGAGCGACCAGCCAGAGGCCCCCATTGATGCCAAGAACCCTGACAAGCAG AGGATGTGCAGGCGCCTGCTGGCGTTGTACGAGCTGCCCAGCTGGGGGCGCTGTGAGCTGGCTCTGTCTCTACTCCAGGAGCCTGATGCCCAGTACTCCCTGGAGGACGTCATCCAGGCCGTCAGAGAGTCCCAGGACAGGGAGTTCCTCCGCCGCCTCCTCAACAACGAGTGCCCCTGCTGCCTCAGCATCTTCCCCCACAGCAAG ATGCAGTCCCTGACCTCGTGTCAGTGCTCGGTGTGCCACGAGTGTTTCACACAGCACTTCACCATCGCTGTGAGAGACAAACACATCAGAGACAtggtgtgtcctgtgtgtgcaGGACCAGACATCAATGACCCTGAGCACCTGGACAGCTACTTCTTTACTCTGGACATTCAG CTGAGAGACTGTCTGGATCGTGAGGTGTACGAGCTCTTCCACAAGAAGCTGATGGAACATGCTCTGATGAAGGATCCCATGTTCCTGTGGTGTTGTCAC tGCACCTTTGGCTTTATCTATGATGGAAACCAATTCAAAGTCACCTGCCCCACGTGTATGAAGAGCTTTTGTAACCAATGCAAAAAGCCT tgggAAGCTCAGCACCAGGATGTATCCTGTGAGCAGTTCCAGctgtggaagagagagaatgacccTGACTACCAGAGACAGGGACTGGCCGGGTTCCTGCGGGACAACGGcatca CCTGTCCTCACTGCAGGTTCCAGTATGCCTTGACCAAAGGTGGCTGCATGCACTTCAGCTGCTCCCAATGCAGATACCAGTTCTGCAGTGGCTGCAACAATCCCTTCCACACT GGACTGGGAGCCTGCCAGACTACAGGCCCTGCtgcag AGGAATGCTGTTGA
- the emc9 gene encoding ER membrane protein complex subunit 9, whose translation MGEVELSCLAYVKMYLHACLFPRCSVNGLLLSSSPAGGAVCVTDCVPLLHTHLPLAPITQLALTQVDVWCAQTQQRIVGYYQANACVSDSSPTPCALKIADKIAEQCNNAVLLMIDGGKMSPDYRVPPIVMYERKDTRWTLKDKHTIMLRQWEETRDIASQLLDSGDHSLLVDFDSHLDDITRDWTNQKLNAKIAELVSPANGNV comes from the exons ATGGGGGAGGTTGAGTTGTCCTGTCTCGCCTATGTGAAGATGTACCTGCACGCCTGTCTGTTTCCACGGTGCAGTGTCAATGGGCTGTTGTTGTCATCCAGCCCAGCAGGTGgcgctgtgtgtgtgacagactgCGTTCCCTTGCTTCACACTCACCTACCATTAGCTCCCATCACTCAGCTGGCTCTCACACAG GTGGATGTATGGTGTGCACAGACACAGCAGAGGATTGTAGGTTACTACCAAGCCAACGCCTGTGTGTCagacagcag CCCTACGCCATGTGCATTGAAGATTGCAGACAAGATCGCAGAGCAGTGTAACAATGCAGTTTTGTTAATG ATTGATGGTGGAAAGATGTCTCCTGACTACAGGGTGCCTCCCATCGTGATGTATGAGCGAAAAGATACCCGCTGGACCCTCAAAGACAAACACAC GATAATGCTGCGGCAGTGGGAGGAGACTCGGGACATAGCCAGTCAGCTGCTGGACTCTGGAGATCACTCGTTATTAGTTGATTTTGACAGCCATTTGGACGACATCACTAGGGACTGGACAAATCAGAAACTGAATGCCAAAATAGCAGAGCTTGTCTCACCAGCCAATGGTAATGTTTGA